Proteins encoded together in one uncultured Sphaerochaeta sp. window:
- a CDS encoding ParB/RepB/Spo0J family partition protein — translation MSQETNKKHGLGKGIGSLMQDYSFDSVLDSALGLASSKPDAEKGQRVLEVPVEQIRANPNQPRKDFNQEALEELSQSIQREGVLQPILVEEIAPGLYSIVAGERRFRAAKIAGLERMPVLVKDFTQMQRLEVSLIENIQRESLNPIEEAKAYAYLIQEAGITQEELAKRLGKNRSTISNSIRLLQLSSSMQQDLLNGKFTAGQARAILSVVNPADREILYRTVLEKDLSVRATEQLASQFNMGKRAAYQKKKRAKKSLAKAPEIIAIEDKFLHAVGSQVEIKGSLEKGKIEIPFTSSEELERLYQLLMPNQGLFEL, via the coding sequence GTGTCGCAAGAAACCAATAAGAAACATGGATTGGGGAAAGGAATAGGTTCCTTGATGCAAGACTATTCATTTGATTCAGTTTTGGACTCCGCCCTTGGCCTAGCCTCATCAAAACCAGATGCAGAAAAAGGACAACGTGTTCTTGAAGTCCCTGTTGAACAAATTCGTGCAAACCCAAACCAGCCAAGAAAAGATTTCAACCAGGAAGCACTGGAAGAATTGAGTCAATCGATCCAACGAGAAGGTGTGTTGCAGCCTATCCTGGTAGAGGAGATTGCACCCGGGTTGTATAGTATTGTGGCTGGGGAGAGAAGATTCCGGGCAGCAAAAATTGCAGGACTCGAGCGAATGCCGGTGCTGGTAAAAGATTTCACCCAGATGCAACGATTGGAAGTCTCTCTCATAGAGAATATTCAGAGAGAGAGCCTGAACCCTATTGAAGAAGCGAAGGCGTATGCTTACCTTATTCAAGAAGCAGGAATAACCCAAGAGGAGTTGGCAAAGAGACTGGGAAAAAATAGGTCCACCATTAGTAATAGCATTCGGCTTTTACAGTTGAGTTCCTCCATGCAGCAGGATTTGTTGAATGGCAAATTTACTGCAGGTCAGGCGAGAGCAATCCTTTCTGTGGTGAATCCTGCTGATAGGGAAATTCTCTATCGTACCGTACTGGAGAAGGATCTTTCAGTACGGGCAACGGAACAGTTGGCTTCCCAGTTCAATATGGGAAAACGTGCTGCATATCAAAAGAAGAAACGAGCCAAGAAGAGTCTGGCGAAAGCTCCAGAGATTATCGCAATCGAGGATAAGTTCCTGCATGCAGTAGGATCGCAGGTGGAGATTAAAGGGTCACTGGAAAAAGGAAAGATTGAGATTCCCTTTACCAGTAGTGAAGAATTGGAAAGACTGTATCAGTTGCTGATGCCAAATCAGGGACTGTTTGAACTATAA
- a CDS encoding peptidylprolyl isomerase, with product MDKKELKDGLYAVLHTSKGEITLFLESKKAPMTTANFVGLAEGALNVNGEGKPFYNNLTFHRVIENFMIQGGCPKGNGTGGPGYTFPDEFDDSLKHTEPGVLSMANAGPGTNGSQFFITHVATPWLDGKHSVFGHVVDGMDVVNSIAQGDKLNRVEIVRVGKDAEAFEVSREIFTQYVLAAEEKNKSREAKEKEKLEKELKNRWPDAKVTETGLRYVVKKDGEGKKSPKHGQTVTVHYTGSLLDGRIFDSSVQRGTPAQFAIGQVIEGWNEALKTMTVGEQRTLIIPPELGYGTMGYPGVIPPNSYLIFDVELIKF from the coding sequence ATGGATAAGAAAGAATTGAAAGACGGCTTGTATGCCGTATTGCATACCAGTAAGGGTGAGATCACACTATTCCTTGAGAGCAAGAAAGCTCCAATGACCACTGCAAACTTTGTAGGGCTTGCAGAGGGAGCTTTGAATGTGAATGGGGAAGGAAAACCTTTCTATAATAATCTCACGTTCCACCGGGTTATTGAAAACTTTATGATCCAAGGTGGATGCCCCAAAGGGAATGGGACCGGAGGTCCTGGATATACGTTCCCAGATGAGTTCGATGATTCATTGAAACATACCGAACCTGGTGTTCTCTCCATGGCAAATGCTGGACCCGGAACAAATGGAAGCCAATTTTTCATCACACATGTGGCGACTCCTTGGTTGGATGGAAAGCATTCCGTCTTTGGTCATGTTGTAGACGGCATGGATGTGGTGAACTCCATTGCGCAAGGGGATAAGCTCAATCGTGTTGAGATTGTACGTGTAGGAAAGGATGCGGAGGCATTCGAAGTCTCTCGTGAGATCTTTACCCAGTACGTACTTGCAGCAGAGGAGAAGAACAAGAGCCGTGAAGCTAAGGAAAAAGAGAAGCTTGAGAAAGAGCTGAAGAATCGTTGGCCTGATGCAAAAGTGACAGAGACAGGTCTTCGGTATGTAGTAAAGAAGGACGGTGAAGGAAAGAAAAGCCCGAAACACGGGCAGACTGTAACCGTACACTATACTGGCTCCTTGCTTGATGGAAGGATTTTTGATAGTTCAGTGCAACGAGGGACCCCAGCACAGTTTGCAATCGGACAAGTAATTGAAGGTTGGAACGAGGCCTTGAAGACTATGACCGTAGGTGAGCAGCGGACCCTGATTATCCCCCCTGAACTCGGATACGGGACCATGGGATATCCCGGGGTTATCCCTCCCAACTCCTATTTGATTTTCGATGTGGAGTTGATAAAGTTTTAA
- the radA gene encoding DNA repair protein RadA — translation MKEKAVHYVCSQCGRVETKWLGRCPDCGSWNTFEEEAVSKPSDGKRAVISTATKPVSLEEVEIDPLFRYETGISELDRVLGGGVMRGSSILLGGEPGIGKSTLMLQVLEKCSSGRKVLYISGEESPSQVKLRAQRLELNLSSISIFCDTRVEVVVSLLSEEKPDVVVVDSLQTLTSDEIPSPAGSVNQIRSCSTTLVGLCKQLGISLFLIGHVTKEGVLAGPKVIEHLVDTVIYFEQISSGIRLIRAAKNRFGSVDEIGIFSMHEKGLSPVANPSSFFITDRLTKDIPPGISYTPVIEGSRTFLVEIQALTTSAKNGYTRIYSDRIDTARVTRVAAILERHAGLRLSDQDIYVNVAGGMKLSEVSIELPLALALWSALTNKSIPKALVSYGELSLAGEVRGVGFPEKREKAAKELGFKRSIVPRIASRSPLVQHACSTIKEALDLMNSIK, via the coding sequence GTGAAAGAGAAGGCTGTTCATTACGTCTGTAGCCAATGTGGCAGGGTTGAGACAAAATGGTTGGGACGCTGCCCAGACTGCGGAAGTTGGAACACCTTTGAAGAGGAAGCGGTAAGTAAACCTTCCGATGGCAAACGTGCTGTGATCAGCACAGCCACCAAGCCTGTGAGTTTGGAGGAAGTTGAGATTGATCCGTTGTTCCGGTATGAGACAGGTATCAGTGAACTTGATCGGGTACTCGGTGGAGGAGTCATGCGTGGCTCTTCCATCCTCCTTGGGGGAGAGCCGGGTATCGGCAAGTCTACCTTAATGCTCCAGGTACTTGAGAAGTGCTCAAGCGGACGAAAAGTGCTCTACATTTCTGGTGAGGAGTCACCCAGTCAGGTTAAGCTTCGTGCACAAAGACTGGAACTCAATCTTTCATCCATCTCCATTTTTTGTGATACCAGGGTGGAAGTGGTGGTAAGTCTTTTAAGTGAAGAAAAGCCTGATGTAGTCGTTGTTGATTCATTACAGACGCTTACCAGTGATGAGATCCCTTCCCCTGCCGGGTCAGTGAACCAGATCCGATCTTGTTCCACTACCTTGGTTGGCCTCTGTAAACAGTTGGGAATATCGTTGTTTCTTATCGGGCATGTGACGAAGGAAGGGGTATTGGCTGGCCCAAAAGTCATTGAGCATCTGGTTGATACCGTAATCTACTTTGAGCAGATTTCCAGTGGAATTCGGTTGATTCGAGCTGCAAAAAATCGGTTTGGATCAGTTGATGAAATCGGTATTTTCAGTATGCATGAGAAAGGGCTCAGCCCAGTGGCAAATCCGTCCTCATTCTTTATCACCGATAGGCTCACAAAGGACATTCCCCCTGGAATATCCTATACCCCGGTTATCGAGGGGTCACGGACCTTTTTGGTGGAAATCCAGGCACTGACTACCAGTGCCAAGAATGGGTATACCCGCATCTATTCAGATCGAATTGATACAGCCAGGGTTACCCGCGTTGCTGCAATTTTGGAGCGACATGCAGGTCTACGGCTCAGTGACCAGGATATCTATGTCAATGTAGCAGGTGGGATGAAACTCAGCGAGGTATCCATCGAGTTGCCCCTTGCCCTTGCCCTCTGGTCTGCCCTGACCAACAAGAGTATACCCAAGGCCTTGGTCAGCTATGGGGAGCTTAGCCTTGCTGGAGAAGTAAGGGGTGTTGGGTTTCCAGAGAAGCGAGAAAAGGCTGCCAAGGAGCTGGGATTCAAGCGTTCAATCGTACCCAGGATTGCTTCGCGTTCCCCACTGGTTCAACATGCTTGCTCTACGATAAAGGAAGCTCTAGATCTCATGAATTCAATAAAGTGA
- a CDS encoding TraB/GumN family protein, translating into MTDEKMSDTFHRLTLNDGREILLVGTAHVSKESVDEVALLIESEQPDHICLELDDGRMKNREEKSSWSDMDIKKVLKENKGFLLLANMALSSFQKRMGDQSGSAPGEEILSAARLAKEKEIPYSLCDREIQVTFSRAWRKSNLWNKAKLIATIISAAFSNEKISEEELESLKKADVMQGMMDEMAKELPSVKEVLIDERDRYLATSIFLSPGNKKLAVIGAGHQGGIIRTIKAIEEGTIGTDLSDISTTPKGGKAGKIFSWGFPILIVGILLYGFFNLGQSEGIKMFGYWLAVNMSFTAIGAILALAHPLNTLVSILSAPLTSLHPGIGVGMVSGLMEATLRKPKVRDFEQLGEDAASFRGWYRNRVLHTLLVFLYTSLGASIGNVVIFPILLSMLGS; encoded by the coding sequence ATGACTGATGAAAAAATGAGTGATACCTTCCACCGACTTACACTCAACGATGGAAGAGAGATTCTCCTTGTGGGCACAGCCCATGTATCCAAAGAGAGTGTTGATGAAGTTGCACTGCTCATTGAGAGTGAGCAACCTGACCATATCTGCCTTGAACTTGACGATGGACGGATGAAAAACAGGGAGGAGAAATCCTCTTGGTCAGATATGGACATCAAGAAGGTCCTCAAAGAAAATAAGGGGTTCCTCTTGCTTGCAAATATGGCTCTCTCCTCCTTCCAGAAGAGGATGGGAGACCAATCAGGGAGTGCCCCCGGAGAAGAAATCCTCAGTGCAGCCAGACTGGCCAAGGAAAAAGAGATCCCCTACTCACTCTGTGACCGGGAAATCCAGGTCACGTTCAGCAGGGCATGGAGAAAGTCCAACCTCTGGAACAAGGCAAAACTCATTGCCACCATCATCAGTGCCGCTTTCAGTAATGAAAAGATTTCAGAGGAGGAACTGGAGTCCCTCAAAAAAGCCGATGTCATGCAAGGCATGATGGATGAGATGGCCAAGGAACTACCCTCGGTCAAGGAAGTGCTCATTGACGAGCGCGACCGTTATCTGGCAACCAGTATCTTCCTCTCCCCTGGTAATAAAAAGCTTGCCGTCATTGGTGCAGGTCACCAAGGTGGTATCATCAGGACGATCAAGGCAATCGAAGAGGGCACCATCGGTACCGACCTTTCAGACATCAGCACCACCCCAAAGGGTGGCAAAGCCGGAAAGATTTTTTCCTGGGGCTTTCCCATCCTTATCGTGGGAATCCTCTTGTATGGTTTCTTCAACCTCGGCCAGAGTGAAGGGATCAAGATGTTTGGGTACTGGCTTGCAGTGAACATGAGCTTCACCGCCATTGGTGCCATCCTGGCTCTAGCCCATCCCCTCAACACATTGGTGAGTATATTGTCAGCCCCCCTAACAAGCCTCCATCCTGGGATTGGGGTTGGAATGGTGAGCGGATTGATGGAAGCAACACTCAGAAAGCCAAAGGTTCGTGATTTTGAGCAACTGGGAGAGGATGCAGCATCCTTCAGAGGGTGGTATCGAAACCGTGTATTGCACACCCTCCTTGTCTTCCTCTACACCAGCCTAGGAGCCTCCATCGGAAATGTTGTCATTTTCCCCATTCTTCTCAGCATGCTTGGTTCATAA
- a CDS encoding lysine exporter LysO family protein: METLLYLAKLALALVLGMGSAHLLGKERFTHVSAYAQMFLVWLLLFFMGVNTGGIEGITSQFGTIGITALLITLFGVAGTILVALLFSFILTPSLRSEHIAIAKRKEQSLIRRLYDIIKEPLLLVSIVILGLVLRLGTNAFSWFDSSLVTYLLYVLLFFVGMGMVHRKISFKGVFADRSLFFLPLYTILGTYVGAFGVFLFTPYTLSQVIGMLSGFGWYSLSGILITDLGYPVLGSISFLSNLLRESFSFFLIPLFGRLGRRYYYPAVCTAGATSMDVTLVLLSSHFGTRTMVGSIYHGVIMSLVAPLLIPLFF; encoded by the coding sequence ATGGAAACACTTCTCTATCTGGCGAAACTCGCCCTTGCATTAGTTCTCGGAATGGGTTCTGCACATCTTTTGGGCAAGGAGCGGTTTACCCATGTCTCTGCGTATGCACAGATGTTCTTGGTTTGGCTTCTGTTGTTTTTCATGGGGGTGAACACTGGAGGAATCGAAGGGATTACCTCACAGTTTGGGACCATTGGCATTACTGCGTTGCTTATCACCCTTTTTGGAGTGGCCGGTACCATTCTAGTTGCTCTGCTTTTTTCCTTCATCCTGACACCCTCCTTGCGTTCTGAACATATTGCCATTGCAAAGAGGAAGGAGCAGAGTCTCATCAGAAGACTGTATGATATTATCAAGGAACCTCTGCTCTTGGTTTCCATTGTAATCCTTGGATTGGTATTGAGACTGGGGACGAATGCCTTCTCCTGGTTTGACAGTTCCCTGGTTACCTACCTGCTCTATGTGCTGTTGTTTTTTGTTGGTATGGGGATGGTTCATCGAAAGATAAGCTTCAAAGGGGTGTTTGCTGATAGAAGCCTGTTTTTCCTCCCTCTCTACACCATACTCGGCACCTATGTAGGAGCCTTTGGTGTTTTCCTTTTCACTCCCTATACCCTCTCCCAAGTTATAGGGATGCTTAGTGGTTTTGGGTGGTACTCTCTCTCCGGTATCCTGATCACCGATCTGGGGTATCCGGTTCTTGGTTCCATCTCATTCCTGTCCAATCTGCTGAGAGAGAGTTTCTCATTTTTCCTCATTCCTCTGTTTGGAAGGTTGGGAAGGAGGTATTACTATCCTGCAGTCTGCACTGCCGGTGCAACCAGTATGGATGTCACCTTGGTCTTGCTTTCTTCTCACTTTGGGACACGTACCATGGTAGGTTCGATCTATCATGGAGTGATCATGAGCTTGGTAGCTCCGCTTCTCATTCCTCTCTTTTTCTAA
- a CDS encoding SprT family zinc-dependent metalloprotease codes for MKTDGKVENIPYTLLYRRGIRHITVRVKADGKVKVSAPYGISKVAVERVILSNKEKLLHTINKQQQALHTYETGELFPYEGKHYTLILEPGLHAAITVHDSSLIVTYDPKKPLDSLSVCRLIKEHYREEARKRLTPLISYWADILHLPIPPFSVRDSKSRWGSCSAKGRLNFSLRCQALSEKQLSYLVLHEMAHLVHFNHSKEFHSLLLHYMNDYKQVQRTIFSMQRETQLCL; via the coding sequence ATGAAAACAGACGGTAAAGTAGAAAACATACCATACACCCTTCTCTATAGAAGAGGGATTCGACATATAACGGTTCGGGTCAAGGCAGATGGGAAGGTGAAGGTAAGTGCCCCTTACGGAATATCGAAGGTTGCCGTAGAGAGGGTGATTCTCAGCAATAAGGAAAAACTGCTTCATACAATCAATAAACAGCAACAGGCACTGCATACCTATGAGACTGGAGAGTTGTTTCCCTATGAAGGAAAACACTACACACTTATATTGGAGCCTGGATTGCATGCCGCAATTACGGTACATGATTCCTCTTTGATCGTGACCTATGATCCAAAAAAGCCCTTGGACTCCCTTTCTGTCTGCCGCCTGATCAAGGAACACTATCGGGAAGAGGCACGCAAGAGGCTGACTCCCCTGATTTCCTATTGGGCAGATATCCTGCATCTCCCCATTCCTCCCTTTTCGGTACGCGATTCAAAAAGTCGATGGGGTAGCTGCTCAGCAAAAGGCAGGCTGAATTTTTCCCTGCGATGCCAAGCCCTAAGCGAGAAGCAACTCTCCTACTTGGTACTGCATGAAATGGCTCACTTGGTACATTTCAATCATTCAAAAGAGTTCCATTCCCTGCTTCTGCATTATATGAACGACTACAAACAGGTACAGCGAACCATATTTTCCATGCAAAGGGAGACCCAGCTCTGCCTTTGA